The genomic stretch tgttattgtgttcattgatgatatattggtgtattctcatttttaggaggagcatgagcagcattgaGGATCGTGCTCCATatttgagggagaagaagctatATTCTAAGTTTTCCAAGTGTGAGCTCTGGCTAGACTTATTGTCCAGCGAGGGGATTAAGGTGGATgggaagaagattgaggtagttcagagttggccaagAATTTCTAACGCtactgagatcaggagtttcctaggTTTGGCTGGGTATTATTGCCACTTTGTTGAGGGGTTAGTATCTATGGCAGCCCCATTGACTAAGCTGACTCAGAAGGATGCCTCATTTAGGTGGTCTGACGAGTGTGATAAGAGcctttagaagctcaagactaccttgactaGAGCTCCAATTTCGATTTTGCTTTCGGGATCAAGTTcatatacagtctattgtgatgctttgcATGTTAGaattgggtgtgtgttaatgcaggatggtagggtgattgcataTGTTTCACATCAGTTAAAGCCCTACGAGAAGAACTACCTAGTGCATGATTCGGAATTAGCAAACATTGTACACGCGCTCAAGATATGGAGGCACCACTTATATgacgtgtcttgtgaggtgtataTGGATCACATGAATCTCCAGCatctattcaagcaaaaggatttgaaattgaaGCAACGGAGGTGGTTAGATCTATTGAAGGACtataatatcaccattctttatcatccggggaaggccaatatggtggtcaaCGTCTTGAGTAGGACGGCGGAGAGTATTAGGAGTCTTGCTTTTATTCTAGCTGGGGAGAGGCTTTTAGCTATGGATGTTCAGGGTTTACCCAACAGGTtcatgagattagatatttcgaagCCTAACAAACTGCTTTCTTGTGTTGTATCACATCCGTCCTTGTTTGAGTGCATCAAGACTCGCCAGCATGATGATCCCCACTTTCTTGTTCTTAGGGACATGGTACAATGAGGTGGTGCCAAGGAAGTgattattggtgatgatggtggtGTTGCGGATTAAGGGCTTGGTTTGTGTTCCTAATATGGATGTGTTGTGGGAGCTGATTTTTGAGAAGGCatatagtttgcggtattccatcacCCGGATGCCGCAAAAATGTACCGTGATTTGAAGTAGCATTATTGGTGATagagatgaagaaagacattgttgatCATGTTGTACAGTAAAAGTGGGAACGTATCTGATGTTTTAAGCATCAAtatcacacaagaggggggggatttgtgtggtacccaattttcgcttaacttaaCCATGGAAGGACCTGGTccttctaggtgttccaactattactgtttgcagaataataaatacaaaaaataaagaacatagagatttttacgtggaaaaaacctggctcaaaaggtaaaaaaaaccacgacctactactcagtaggattttcccaaacttccactaaaatcacaaagccaaaacagcatttaaaaaaactctttgtaaacctaaggattaactctaatcccattgtggcacacagcctcaactgttgcgacaacttcaagttaactctaacttgaacactctaggtacctaatataattgcttctatgaaagctgaaaggtacaatgtgaaatcacctactacaattgaactagaataaaagatagacacatggaactgattcttctatctcgttcaagtagcttcaggattgcacactcaaatcacacgtaaattgcttgcaaaatagCCTTGCTCTTTttctctcaatttaagtttaacttctgcttatgtgcattacctgtaaaaaaGAATATCACTAACATTTAATAGgatagtaatcagagtttgagtgggattcaattgctactcttctatcatagaagagttcatgatgatctcaaactctaacactatcttcgtACTGTGTTCTCttcgtgtaaggagtctttctctccttatccaatatgcaaccttttcgatcagatcaggagatattgctgcttgatcagttagacttatctccttcacgtgtatcTCGCATGTACATGTTGATCATgattgtgcttcacaagatggacctggtccatgtctgagttcttttggcaatcttcaaaacttcacctgttcttggacCAACAAATTCCCTCTTTTTGATAATGACAAACTCCGTGCTTTTTTCTTATATGGATCCTATAAGAACTCGgcttaaccatcaatacaaagtttagaaaattcacttatcatcaaggaccaagttaattaggttataaatatcactttttcaaaatgtgtaaagcacaatatctcttcccccttttggcatcattgaaaagttgcatacaaagtgtgagtcccaaattttaataagtactcatggccactggggcaactgcaagtgccatcatggtttaatcatcagtaatcaagcaaacatatttaaactatcaagtaAAGATTAACAATGAACAAGAGCAAAAAAAaagtagatatcattgatagagatatgttgctaccacaatccacaaccataaagcaaaaaacatttaaaacatgagcaaaaagattgaaagaaaatccTGAATCTGGGTCACTGaaggtactagacaggttcaAAAGACAAAAGCTAGGATTCCTAGAGCTTGGAGaagctagagggttggttttgggcttggataagattcagcatattatgaagaattccatcatttttctccttttctttggtaAGCTCAGTTTTGAGAGTATCCCTCTCAGATTCCACCTCTGCCACACGAGCCTTAAGCCTAGCTACCTCAGTATCCTTGGCTTCATATTCCTGAACCAGAGACCTGACTTTGCTGTTGATAGGAGTCTTCtcggatgaaccaggttcatttgggatggcaCTAACTAAGTAGTCACAAGTAATCAGAGTGTTAATGCCAAAATGTTCCTTGCttgaggccatttcccatttcttcagaggcacattgaACCTATCCAGAACTGTGGTCAGAGTAAAGCCATAAGGAGTGGCATGAGTCTTGGAGCCATTGATGACCATGTCTAGTAGCTTGATAATGAAGGCAGGCCAATtaatttgccttccactttccaggcactccataagaagTAGTTCCATGTAATTGGCAATGTGCCTTCTCTCATGTCTGGGCAATAAGCATTTGTcgacaaattcaaacaagaccttgtGCTGAGGCCTTATTTCCTCTTTTCTGAACACCCCTGGCTTCATTTACATTCTCTGCATCACAAAACCTCCTGGTAATCTCAAGGGCAGTAGGAAGGGAGTCCAGATAAGGCCATATTTGCCTTGTGTaatcatcaaacccttcagagggtatatcAAGGATTTCTCCATTTTTTTCTGTATCAAAGGACATTTGAACCCCTCTCACCAGGCTAATAACCTTGTCATCCTGAACCTCTGCATTTTCCATGAACTCAATTATCTCATTCCTggctagcctaccatccatctgaaggaccatgtccttccaccccCGAGCAGCTAAGGCATCCACCAGTCTCATCATTCCTGGCTCCACCAAGTCTTTCAGTAGTCTAcccttcaaaatctttcttttgccaaacatggcaAGCTTGTCCTTTTCACCATCAGAATCTTCtacttcttctccactccattcctcatcttcagaaattttacttgttttccttttacagcagaccttgtcctcttggctagtgaAGGTTCAGAAGCCTCAGACatagaggaagacttcttggaagaagtcttgggctttttaggcttgggggtctgaacctccattGGTTGAACTTCCTCTTGATGGACCTGTTCCATTTCTTCAACATCCACTTCCTCTGAGGACTCTGTAACCTTCCCCTTTCCTTTAGCCAGCCTTTTCTTCTTACTCTCATCTAGTGCTTCCTGGATATCACTCTCACTCTACCTCACCCTGATTCTTGTATCTCTACCCTTTGGTAATGGAAATTCAGTAGTTGATGGGGgtgaagcctttcttttcttggagggCTTAGGAACACTGGGGGGTTTTTGTGGGAGTTTTGCGTTTCTTTAGGTCATagcttgccccaacctttttcagcAGGTCTGTTAGGGTATCTTcagtagatgaaccaggttcatctctcTGTGTGCTCAGATTAACCAACCCCTCAGCAGCTTCCCCaaaaccacttccccctgacttcttgCCACTCTCTTCTACCCTTTCTTGTGCAACCCCACAGATAGCAGACATCACTCTtttcccatttcccctctcttcaccacatgcaccctttatctctttttcttttttagtattctttttacctccactccttcgtGACCCTGGCAATTCTACATCCTTAACAGacccaaccagaacaaacctagtttctagaTTTTCACACACATAAGAAATTACCTTAGAATGAGATTCTTGAGTCttttcagagtcagaagacccaaGTCCTTCCCTTTTAGTAGCAGATTGATATGATTCAGAATCAGAGCTGGAGTCGGAGTTTTGGGCATGGCTTGCCTTCAACTTCTGATTTAATTTCTTCCTCAGAACCCCAGACACTACTGtctttcgagcaagcattttcaccCTTCTCAGTCTGGGTTTTGGAGATGTACTAGATGGAGGAGGTGTGGATGAATTTGAGGGAGTGGGTGGTAGAGGAGTTCCAGGATTGTTTTGTAGGTTGGTCATGATCGTTGgtttcttgagagagtttgtgaatTAGAATTTTGGAGAAGGGAGCAAGTGAAAGTGAAGAAGAATTTTTTTGACGGTTGGAATTATGGAGATGGCAGAAGaaatgatgtgtatttaaagagaaatacaCATTTAATAGGTAACAACAACTTTTAGCagtggtcaattagaggtctaatcaacctgaaattctAGGTTTTGAATGATCGGTTtatcttccctagattttaggcaaatctttcggtttagagttctaggaagacggaactggttcaaagcTAACGGATAGAATTTTTCTAGGAATTGACCAATTATAGAACTtttgctcatgatttaaatatttatctttctaattgtgtagagtatagaaaacataccttagctttcagatgaacccatactgatgaaccaggtttttcatttagaattctcttgaacatgcctcaaattaccataatagaaaaaaatttgtaagagatcagtgagtcatattaacacatgtcataggagtatactaattaaagtatgaagctgagtaagaattaatctagatatttacacaagttcagagttcctagccaatttttttttttcatttttcattgtgcattctgagctggacctattaggtgatcttaatcatccctaattccaacctgttcctctaaaagttttctctacttagtgttttggtgaagatgttagcaatttgtttatcagtagcacagaattcaATGGAGATCAAtcatttctcatagttatctcttaagaagtggtgtctgacatctatgtgcttagtcctcttatgatgaataGGGTTCTTtatcatacttatagcactagtgttatcacagaatataggaatgcaaccaacctcaatgccaaaatctaccagctattgtttgatccatagcaattgagcacaacaagaggcagcagcAATATATTCAtcctcagcagtggataaggccactaaattttgctttttagtgacccatgatacaagacatgaaccaataaagtgagccatacctgaggtacTTTTCCTATCCataaggaaacctgcataatcagcatcagcatatcctattagattgaaattactacctttaggataccaaagacacagatcagtagtgcctttcaaatatctcagtatcctcttgacagcagtcaagtgagactcttttggattagCCTAAAAGCGAGTACAAAGCACTACATTGAAAACTATGGcaggtctgctggcagtaagatacaaaagtgaaccaatcatacccctatacaacttctgatcaactgatgaaccaggttcaactatgtctaatttagtggcagttgcaatgggggtgtctatttcctttgattcatccattttaaactttttgatcagcTCCTTTGCATATTTctactgatggatcatggttccatttgggctttgtttgatctgtaagcctaagaaaaagttaagctcacccatcatactcatctcAAACTCACTCaccattaatttggcaaaatccttacCTAGTTTATCAGTGGTGGTCTCAAAAATTATgttatcaacatatatttgtaccacaaggagatccttactttcttccctcaagaatagagtactgtcaatttaacctcttttgtatccatgttcaagcaggaatttggacagtcgttcataccatgctctaggagcctgcttgagtccatagagagccttgtctaatttgtaaacatgctcaggacattccttgctctcaaaccctggaggttgtttcacaaacacttcttcttttttgtAGCCATTcaagaaggcacttttgacatccatctgatgaagagtgaattccatgtgtacTGCAAACGCTATGAGCagtcttattgcctctagtcttgcaactggagcaaaagtctcatcataatatataccctcctcttggttgtaaccttggaccaccagtcttgccttgtttctttgtaactgttccatcttcatcaagtttgtttctgaaaatccattttgtgccaataactggtttgtccttgggtcttggaactagatgtcgaacttgacttctctcaaactgattgagtttatcttgcattgcattcGCCCAATCtgtatcctgcaaagcctcaccaacatttttaggttcaataagatataggaaagcatcaaaggcacatagattctttaattgtgatttAGTTTTGACTCTAGAGGTTGGATTAGTGATTAtattctcaataggatgagaactttgatacttgtgagatTTAACAACCAACtgattcctactagatatttctcccatgttctgttgctgaggaacagggtcatgaacaggTTCCATTAGGGGATTGGTTTCCATTTCTCTTTGATCAGTTCctcctgtcaggttgccctagatggaagaatgtgttccatcacctgttccttcttttggtgccactttaacttgtgctgagacttcagtcaaatcctttatcagcccaatagcttcatctttatgttcctgtctctcagaaagaatgttagtttcatcaaacactacatgccaactttcttctacacacaaagttcttttattgaacactttatacgattttctatgtgaagaatatcccaagaatactccctcatcagttctgggatcaaacttacctagggagtcctttccattattatgcacaaagcacttgcatccaaatgccctaagataggATATATTtgattttctccctttaagtaactcacagggagtcttctctacaagaggtctagtcatgcatctattgatgaTACAATAAGCAGTGTTTACAGCCTCCGCCCAGAAACTGTGGggtagtttactagaaagaagcatagtcctagccatgtcttcaaaagtcatgttctttctttcaactactccattttgatgaggagtcctaggggcagagaagttatgttctataccatgctcatcacaaaattcagcaaacttagcattttcaaatttagttccatgatcagacctaatggatgcaagttgattacctagttgtttctgagtctTTCTAGCaaaagcagtaaacatgtcaaatgcttcatctttagatgttaataatagtacccaggtaaatctagaataatcatcaacaagtaccatcacatatttcttaccacctctgctcaatgttcgcattggaccacataaatccatatgaaccagttccaacgtcctggttgtgcttaccattttcttgcttttaaaggatgatcttacctgcttcccccttgcacatgcctcacaaactttgtcttccttgaacttgatattaggtagccctatcaccaagtccttagagactaatttgttgagttgattcagacttgcatgaccaagtcttttgtgccacaggaggggatcattatccaacacacttaagcaagtgagttcattttatgaaagagtagacaaatctataatgtaaatattgttaactctttttccttgcaaaacaatcttgtcagtggtaaggttaatcacaaagcatttggtagaggtgaatgctataaggttacctctgtcacacatttgtgatacactaattaggctatatttcaagccatctatcaagtagacattctcaatgtaATGTGAGTctatcttacctacctttccaaccccaataatttcacatttctttccattttcaaaggatacattacctccttttaagtcctcaagtgaaaggaactagtttttgcttccagtcatatgttttgagtagccactatccatataccatatttggctacttcccttcacttggacctataaaaaaaatcaggggttagtcttaggaacccaaactagtttgggtccctttctataggcaaaggggtaaattaaattccttttagcccacccaggcagccgatttttctcttgaacaaaagctttgttcttttgactggccttttcttttgcattacattcatttttgtaatggccaatcttgccacagtgtgtgcaaattttattctcaggaagagtgaggtacttgcttttagggtcccacttaggtgcttgagtcccatagccaagtcctcttttgttgctgCTATGATGTTCTTGTAGCTAGGAAAGTGCATCAAaagccttattccatttgcaagtcctgtctagttcatgttttgccttccctaggtcttcttttaagactcttaTCTTCTCATCCTTCTTTTACAACTCATCCTttatttttcctaagttttcttctaaggtgagatgtaTGTGATCTACTTTCTTCTTACttgttcctagtttcagttttaaattCTCAAACCTAAGTTCTTggacactagtgtcaagttcaagaacctggttcttcaactcagcatttttactgtcactctcattatccctagattctagatttttgcacttggcttttaagaACACACACCCCCTAGACAgatcttccttctcattgttaattatctcaaactcatcaatgaagtctagcaatagTTCAGACAACCTTTTCTTTAGAtagaaatttaatcttgtctttgagatgaatgaCACTTACCTCGTGTTCATCATCTAATTCTctgatggccataagtgcttgttcatctctagcttcatcttctgagtcctcatctgatgtttctccccaagcagcaaccataccctttgttgatcctttgttatttttgggttgaacctgttccttcttcttgTTCCTTCGTTCAGCTCGTTCCTTCTTCCATTTAATTTCCCACCGAGgatagttcttgatcatgtgatcagtcttaccacatttgtagcaaccctcgtTGATCTAtttctcaggagcccttggtttggtGAAgattgtacctcttgaagaaccctttcctctcattaggtacctTTTGAAATCActtgtgatcatggccatttcattatcctccagatctgcaccttcagctattctaAGAGCTAGaattctttccttcttgggtgcatccattttcatggttttccttatcagttcataggcagtgaggtttccaatcagttcatccagcttgagggtagcaatgttctttaattcctaaatagcggtgattttgctttcccaagttactggTAAGACTCTTggcaagattttctcaaccttatcttcttcaaggataattctcccaagagatttaagttcatttgttagtgttgtgaaccttgtgtacatctcctggatagattctccttccttcatagtaaaattctcatattgagaatatagtagtgttcctcttgatctctttacttgaggagttccttcatgagccacttgtaagGTGTCCCATATTTCCTTGGCAGTGGTACAGCTTTGAATCCTGATGTATTCgtctggacccagtccacacccaagccatttcttggccttgtctttggcacatccactccttcagcgtTCTTTTTTGTAGTTGtcaggggaccatcagtgactatgtcccagagttcatagtcttctcctatgatatgatctctcatcctgttcttccaccaagaatagtactgaccattaaagagtggaggcctagcagtggattgcccttcctagtttccaggtggtgcactcatcttgatcttttcctaaggtgttagcctctttaaggataacccgctctgataccaattgatattttaagcgtcaataccacacaagaaggGGGGGGATTTGTGttgtacccaattttcgcttaacttaaCTATGGAAGGACTTGGTccttctaggtgttccaactactactgtttgcgaaataataaatacataaaataaagaacatagagatttttatgtggaaaactgatcgaggccaaccctgcactactatggagtagcgagagaggtcgaagaagtttttacccgattaaggtcgggatcgattttcacagggagaTAGATATTGGAGTCTGGTGTCTATCTAAAGCGGAGTTGCGTATTTGCTcgtaattgcacttctaaacattttgggttttgattttaTTTCTAATTGTATAATACTACGATGCTAAATTATGCTAAATAAAGCTAAGGTTTAAaatattgcgagttgttcaaatgattaaaaggcactagggtagtgactttcgcctaggtggtcaattgacggattcttgagtctaaagccagattgtcacatttggggagtatgatataactattacacgattctactcactctatacctcttggtagttcgagtgattttgcccgaattgactttctcaagaccaattgggtatgcaaatttgcacaagcaatcaaggttcaagtggggtattactatctctaggtttaactcttttaattggggctatcaatctcttgagtatgccccaattccttattggactaatttcatggacttaggctctctttcccaagaagagccaaagtctactaggcataaactagtgtttgcaactactaattcataattaaaaccctaaattagcccaaatatcaaacacccatagacaatcaagcatcaaaacacaagacccattaattacccacactagggttgagccacaaccctagataatgggtctagctactcataattagagaagaaaacaaagaaatagatgaagagaaactcataataattaatttctaaattaaacttgaagattcaatgttgaaatcacgctaaaattactcaaaatagctaaaaggaACGAAGTCACAAGCACAGCTCTTGATACAAAACTATTTGATGAcctaaaatgggaaaagaatctatttatactaggctgaaaaatctggacaaaaatacccatgtggggatagtgcggaccgcacaaaaatgagtgtgtccgcactaaggctctgaacttgaatactcagctctctgaacttgggcaatgcggaccgcacaaaattgagtgcggctGCGGTGGCTTccactgtggtccgcacaaaaaggaccttGAACCGCATTGAGCTTCAACCTCCAAaacaccacctctctgaaccttggctccgcggaccgcactaaatcgagtgcggccataATGATCACAATACGGACTGCACAAAACTCCTTGCGGACGCATTGCCTTTTGGCCTGAATAacaacctctctgaacttcacttgtgcggaccgcacaaaatggtgtgcggccgcactggccctgtttgactgagctttgttTTGTCTTGGTACTtttgcaagtttcactcctttttgagctg from Nicotiana sylvestris chromosome 12, ASM39365v2, whole genome shotgun sequence encodes the following:
- the LOC138882935 gene encoding uncharacterized protein produces the protein MTNLQNNPGTPLPPTPSNSSTPPPSSTSPKPRLRRVKMLARKTVVSGVLRKKLNQKLKASHAQNSDSSSDSESYQSATKREGLGSSDSEKTQESHSKVISYVCENLETRFVLVGSVKDVELPGSRRSGGKKNTKKEKEIKGACGEERGNGKRVMSAICGVAQERVEESGKKSGGSGFGEAAEGLVNLSTQRDEPGSSTEDTLTDLLKKEALDESKKKRLAKGKGKVTESSEEVDVEEMEQVHQEEVQPMEVQTPKPKKPKTSSKKSSSMSEASEPSLAKRTRSAVKGKQVKFLKMRNGVEKK